One genomic segment of Xyrauchen texanus isolate HMW12.3.18 chromosome 5, RBS_HiC_50CHRs, whole genome shotgun sequence includes these proteins:
- the zgc:175214 gene encoding RING finger protein 122, protein MQPLQWCNGFLCGLGLQHSDCDLSEEDIYRLPLNMYVIVMGIGMFIFMLGVLFCCYLFRLKQQGTRQQYSYNEVVLKGAGKKMSLLGQPCAVCLEEFKTRDELGVCPCSHTFHKKCLLKWLEIRSVCPMCNKPIMRLQSADTPQGAEGLQDPEEV, encoded by the exons ATGCAACCATTACAATGGTGTAACG gcTTCCTCTGTGGTCTAGGACTGCAGCATTCAGACTGTGATTTGTCAGAAGAAGACATCTACCGCCTACCGCTCAACATGTATGTCATTGTTATGGGCATAGGCATGTTCATCTTCATGCTCGGCGTACTCTTCTGCTGCTATCTGTTCAG GTTGAAACAGCAAGGCACAAGGCAGCAGTACAGCTACAATGAG GTGGTGTTAAAAGGCGCTGGAAAGAAGATGAGCCTGCTGGGA CAACCCTGTGCTGTATGTCTAGAGGAATTCAAGACCAGAGATGAACTGGGCGTGTGCCCGTGTTCACACACCTTTCATAAGAA GTGCCTGCTAAAATGGCTTGAGATCCGCAGCGTCTGCCCGATGTGCAATAAACCCATAATGCGTCTACAGAGTGCCGACACTCCTCAAGGAGCGGAGGGGCTTCAGGACCCCGAAGAAGTGTGA